In Metasolibacillus fluoroglycofenilyticus, a single window of DNA contains:
- a CDS encoding sulfite exporter TauE/SafE family protein produces the protein MEFILLFIIAMTSGIIGALVGLGGGVILVPATLFIGINLGLIPDITPQTVVGLSVVMMIFTGLASTVTQMKSKTVDYKTGFIFFAGSVPGTMLGAWINKGLDLPSFNLYFGILLIILSIILLVRDKLKPVYWFVEHGKKQTYIDSEGKEYVYGYPIWFAFLLTFAVGCMSGLFGIGGGSMIVPAMLILFLFPPHVAIATSMFLVFLTSIVNSASHIYLGNVPWLYTLPVIPGAYIGAKYGAKLNKKLKSETLVLVLRIILLLLGVRSIIDGLF, from the coding sequence ATGGAATTTATATTGTTATTTATTATTGCGATGACCTCCGGTATTATAGGGGCGCTTGTTGGATTAGGTGGGGGAGTTATTTTAGTACCTGCTACGCTATTTATAGGTATTAATTTAGGGCTGATTCCAGATATTACACCACAAACGGTTGTTGGTCTATCTGTTGTGATGATGATTTTTACAGGTCTCGCCTCTACAGTAACACAAATGAAGTCAAAAACGGTAGATTATAAAACAGGCTTTATTTTCTTTGCGGGTAGTGTACCAGGGACGATGCTTGGTGCATGGATTAATAAAGGGTTAGATTTGCCATCATTTAATTTATATTTTGGTATTTTATTAATTATTCTATCGATTATTTTATTAGTACGTGATAAATTAAAGCCTGTTTATTGGTTTGTCGAGCATGGAAAGAAGCAAACATATATAGATAGTGAAGGCAAGGAATATGTGTATGGTTACCCCATTTGGTTTGCCTTTTTATTAACATTTGCAGTCGGCTGTATGTCGGGGCTGTTTGGCATCGGTGGTGGCTCGATGATAGTTCCGGCAATGCTGATTTTATTCTTATTCCCACCGCATGTGGCTATTGCTACATCGATGTTTTTAGTATTTTTAACATCGATTGTCAACTCTGCTTCGCATATTTATTTAGGAAATGTCCCGTGGCTATATACATTACCGGTTATTCCGGGAGCATATATTGGAGCAAAATATGGTGCAAAATTAAATAAAAAGTTAAAATCAGAAACATTGGTACTTGTATTGCGGATCATTCTATTGTTGTTAGGTGTTCGTTCTATTATAGATGGGCTATTTTGA
- a CDS encoding DUF72 domain-containing protein codes for MISIGLTGWGDHPALYSTVTTARDKLFDYSGHFPIVEVDTSFYAIPANQNVEKWCQDTPDNFQFILKAYQGITGHLRDELPYETRNDMFQAFLECAHTFQRLNKLAMVLVQFPPWFDCTTKNVNYIRYVKQQLPNLPLAIEFRNQTWYAPQMREKTLHFLQEHNFIHTVCDEPQAGTGSVPLVPVATADKVLFRIHGRNVHGWRNSGNAHNWRKVRFLYDYNEDELQSIASYVRQLRQQAQGVYVLFNNNSDYHAAPNAQRLKEILGLHFENLSPKQLNIFEGEF; via the coding sequence CTATATTCAACGGTGACGACGGCACGTGATAAACTATTTGATTATAGTGGACATTTTCCAATTGTTGAAGTAGATACATCTTTTTATGCCATTCCAGCCAATCAAAATGTCGAAAAATGGTGCCAGGATACACCTGATAATTTTCAATTTATATTAAAGGCTTATCAAGGAATTACAGGACATTTGCGTGATGAGTTACCATATGAGACGCGGAATGATATGTTTCAAGCCTTTTTAGAATGTGCACATACATTTCAGCGCTTAAATAAGCTAGCGATGGTGCTTGTACAATTTCCTCCTTGGTTTGATTGCACAACGAAAAATGTTAATTATATTCGCTATGTCAAACAGCAATTACCGAATTTGCCATTAGCGATAGAATTTCGCAATCAAACTTGGTATGCTCCGCAAATGAGGGAGAAAACATTGCACTTTTTACAGGAGCACAACTTTATTCATACTGTTTGTGATGAACCGCAGGCAGGGACGGGCTCTGTTCCGCTCGTACCTGTTGCGACAGCAGATAAGGTGCTATTTCGTATTCATGGTCGCAATGTGCATGGCTGGCGCAATAGTGGCAATGCACATAATTGGCGCAAAGTTCGTTTTCTATATGATTATAATGAAGATGAGCTACAATCAATAGCATCCTATGTAAGGCAATTGCGGCAGCAGGCGCAGGGAGTTTATGTACTGTTTAATAATAACTCTGATTATCATGCCGCGCCAAACGCACAGCGCCTAAAGGAAATACTGGGCTTGCACTTTGAAAATTTATCACCAAAACAACTAAATATTTTTGAAGGGGAATTTTAA
- a CDS encoding bifunctional metallophosphatase/5'-nucleotidase produces MQERIHFFHTNDLHSHFEFWMRTQNYIHAQRTLLAAQGEPSFLLDIGDHIDRSNIYTEATKGKGNVQLLNEAQYDVVTLGNNEGITFATEDLEALYEDAQFEVVVANLYASKGEQPAWLKPYTILTTKYGTKIGVVGATAQFEAFYRSLSWQVTEPRIAIIQIVEQLKEQVDILICLSHLGKTEDELLADECPEIDVIFGSHTHHLFETGKFIGEVLLTGCGKFGQYVGHLTIDFDHQTKRITKQEKVIECALLPSPKEEPAFLQGLMQEAQEKLDKPIFTAPKTYNKEWFHYSQLSNLFAEAMIQYSSADCALFNAGIFLEDLQKGYVSAYDLHRIFPHPINLCTIELTGTELKEIYMQSMNEEWPQLQFKGLGFRGIVFGKLLTYHFDLNAQRELIINGEVADLQRTYKLVTLDLFTFGYFFPSFKYAKKHYYLPLFLRDILKLYGQNKFK; encoded by the coding sequence GTGCAAGAAAGAATTCATTTTTTTCATACGAACGATTTACATAGTCATTTTGAATTTTGGATGCGTACGCAGAATTATATTCATGCACAACGTACATTATTAGCTGCACAAGGTGAGCCTAGCTTTTTACTAGATATTGGCGACCATATTGATCGTTCAAATATTTATACGGAGGCAACGAAAGGCAAAGGCAATGTTCAACTATTGAACGAGGCACAATATGATGTTGTGACGCTTGGCAACAATGAGGGAATTACATTTGCTACTGAAGACTTAGAAGCACTGTACGAAGATGCACAGTTTGAAGTTGTTGTTGCTAATTTATATGCATCAAAAGGGGAGCAGCCTGCATGGCTTAAGCCGTATACTATTTTAACGACGAAATATGGAACGAAAATTGGGGTTGTAGGTGCAACTGCACAGTTCGAAGCATTTTATCGTTCGTTAAGCTGGCAAGTAACGGAGCCGAGAATTGCGATTATCCAGATTGTCGAGCAGTTAAAGGAGCAGGTGGATATTCTCATTTGCTTATCTCATTTAGGAAAGACAGAGGATGAGCTACTTGCAGATGAATGCCCTGAAATCGACGTAATTTTTGGGTCACATACACATCATCTATTCGAGACAGGAAAATTCATTGGAGAGGTGCTGCTAACTGGCTGTGGAAAATTCGGTCAATATGTAGGGCATTTAACCATTGACTTTGACCATCAAACGAAAAGGATAACGAAGCAAGAAAAGGTCATCGAGTGTGCATTGCTCCCTAGCCCGAAAGAGGAGCCAGCATTTTTGCAAGGTTTAATGCAAGAAGCGCAGGAAAAGCTAGATAAACCGATTTTTACAGCACCAAAAACGTATAATAAAGAATGGTTTCATTATTCACAGCTTTCCAATTTATTTGCAGAGGCAATGATTCAATATTCAAGTGCAGATTGTGCCCTTTTCAATGCGGGTATTTTTTTAGAGGACTTGCAAAAAGGCTATGTATCAGCATACGACCTTCATCGGATTTTCCCTCATCCAATTAACTTATGTACGATTGAGCTTACCGGTACGGAGCTGAAGGAAATTTATATGCAATCAATGAACGAGGAATGGCCACAACTCCAATTTAAAGGGCTGGGCTTTAGAGGAATTGTATTTGGCAAGCTGTTAACCTATCATTTTGATTTGAATGCCCAGCGTGAGCTAATTATTAATGGTGAAGTGGCAGATTTGCAACGCACATATAAATTGGTGACGCTTGATTTATTTACATTTGGTTATTTTTTCCCGAGTTTTAAATATGCCAAAAAACATTATTACCTCCCTTTATTTTTACGAGATATATTAAAACTTTATGGACAAAATAAATTTAAGTGA